AATGTAGAATTAATTGCAGCATAATAAATTAGACCTCTTGAACActgtctcatttatttcttacattccttCAGCATCTGCTCTTTGGGAGGTTCCTGCTAGTACTGGGAGTGTTAGGATAAACAAGACTCACCCACTGTGCCCATAAAATTTTAGAGTGTAGTAACAGCTGTTAAGTAGGAAAGAGGATGGAATACACCCTAAGGCCTAAGGACAAGTCAAAAGAAGAGGATACGGAAGGATCCAGTCCTGAGAAGCCAAGGGTTATCGCCCTGAGGCCAATGGGTGTAGGGCCTTAGAAAACTGCAAGTCCTTTGGTGTGAATCAGTTTTACCTGAAGCTGGGTGGTGGATCAGATGAGCTGTGGGAGTGGTGGGCAGGAGCCAGACCCTCAGAAGTATTACATGATCGCAATAAAGGCAATTcactaatgggaaaaaaaaaaaaaaaaaaagcagctgtgTCCAGAGTTGAGAGGCTAAAGCCTGGAATGAAAAACTGTTTCTAGCAATTACTTTTTAAGACCATGAATTAATCAGAGAGAAATCTTCACTTGGGACAGGAATGGAAGGTATCCTGAATTCTTTCCCACTGTTCCTTTCCAGTGCAGTTGAGCATAGCACACAAACTATGCTTTATGCATGTCATTGCCACAGAGTTTCTGAGAAATAGGAGTGATACACAACATGGATATGCTCAGAAGCCACTATGCTAGCAGTTTTTGTTCTGGCATGGAAGAGACACAGCCCACTACATTAAAGCTTATTTTATTAAGTTGTGTGTAATTTGGCAAACTCCCAAGTGggggctattttttttcttttttcttttgagggctatatttttaatgtaattgaagTAAACGAAAAATAGAGGTGGTTTGGATGGAAGGACAATTGGAGGGAGGTGGTTCTTGACACATAGGACCTTTAAGTTCCACCTAACTGGGGAAGACTCCCTCAACACACAATAAGTAACATATCCTAAAAACTTGCAGAGTAAATAATTTAGCTTTACTTGCTATGCATGATGTTGGCTGATGTGTTGTGCTGTCCCATAGAATGCTGCATATTCTCTGATACCTCttggataaaaaaataacagcagaTTTTAGTAGAGTCAGGGGTCaaaaaagtaatagtaataactgaaaattattaaagaatacaTGCCAGACATTGTGCCAAGTGcttttatacattatatacatgcCAGGACATCATCTGGCTCATAAATGTCAGAAGTGGGGACTGGACTTCTGGTCTGAATTCGTTTAGAGTCCCTCACTGTTCCATGTCTTTTTGAATtaagcaaaagttttttttttctcttaattaatTTCTATTCTCACTACTCCACAATATCTTTAAGGCAATTGAGATGAAGGACTCTGTTGCCAATGTATTAAGCCCAGgcataacaaataaaaaagaaaatgataattaaaaacaatttcaggATAGTCCGTGGGCTTAATTAACCTGGGCTCCTCCTGCTTCTATCCCCAGAGCTCCTTGAGAGCTACTCAACCCAGGTCCCAGCACTTGGGACCAGTTCTAGCACTTCTGAATTACATCGCTCTTGCCCTGGGTCTTCCTAGTATGCCCTCATGTCAAAATCTGGATCCTGACCAACTGTCTAGCTTCCTTTCATCAGGCTGTACTCTGTTCCCAATTAAACAAAGCCCAGAATCACCTGCCTTTCCCCTAATTTAGAGCATTCCAAACACTGAAGGTTGTCTGTCCTATTCCTGACCATGGAACCACCATGAAATAAGAACTGTCCCATCCAGGTGGCTGTTTATTTTGACAGTAAAGTTTAGACTGCTCATCTGCTCTGGGTGCTTCTTTCGCACTCAAAGTTTTTTCGAAGTCAGCTTGTGAGCAGTAGGATTGGGTACAGGATCTACTGATTCTTGTAAGATAATCCTGAAGTTAGGGAAGAGATTTTAGAAAGCAGATGAGATTCTTAAGGAATTTAATCTGATAAATTATTGAGACTGACCACTGAATTCATAATATACTGAAAAGTGAGCTTAAGTAAGTGGCCAGGAACCAGAACCTCCCTCCTAAGTGGTAGATGAGGAATGCCCAAAGAAATCACTATATAGCAACCATTGGCAGAGGCTGGATTCCTAAAATCATGGGTGTCTTTCCAGGAGGGTGTAGTAATTTTCTACTGCTGACAAACAAATTACTATAAATCAGGATACTTATAACAACACACATGtattatttcacatttctgtAGGTAATATATATGGGTTGGCTGTGCAGTTTTCTTTGTTCAGGGTTACACAAAGCCCAAATCAAACTGTCAGTCTGAGTTCTTGAGAGATACTTAGAAGAAACTCATTCCACACATACACAGATTGCTCTCAGAATCCAGTTCTAGGAGAAATTCAGTGCTTTGTGATGATAAGGGCTCATTTCCTTGCTGCCTGTCAGCTGGAGCTGCCATCACTCCTCAAGGTCTCTCTCCACTTATAGGCTCCTGCTTCAGAAACTGCACGTTGACTCAGTCTCCTCTGGAAACTCTCCTACCCTCATTCTGCTGTATCTTTCTTCTGCCTCCAGTCAACGAAAGTCCTCTGCTTATAAGGGCTCATGTCATCAGATTGGGCCCACTCAGATAATAATCTCCCTGTTTTAAGGTCCAttccaaaattttaattacatatgcaAAGTGCCTTTGACCATGTAACATAACATATTGACAAGTTTTAGAGATAAGGGTATAGGCATCTTTGTGGAACAATTATTCAGTCCACCACCAAGGCAGAAAATGTTTGTCTCCCAGGCAGACATGCCAGCtttgataagaaaagaaaaaaaattttccaacatACTCCTGATTTTTGTCTATATCTGCACCAGAGGAAAATCCTAGTTTTTCAATGTGCTTAAAGATACCTGAGCAAGTGTTCAGCCGTGTTCTTCAGGTGGTGGACAACAGAGACTCGTGAGTTACAGGTTTTTCATGCAGCAAAAGGAAGCAGAGAATTCTCAATATATTGAGATTATACAGGTTATTGAAAAGGTTAGAGCAGAAAGGTGCGAGAGTGAAAAAGGGTGACACTTCCCTGCTGAGATTTTTCAATGTCCTTTAGAAAACTGGTGTGATCCTGTATTTGAAAGCACTAGTCACATATGGGTACTAGAAAACAATTGTTGAATTGCAAGGAAATTTGATCTTCTTGGAAAATACAGAGGGCTAATGTCAtaacaaattataataatttctCTGAGTACCTATTATGTAACAGTTAATGGGAAGGTCTGCAGATGATCAGTCACTTCATGTCTTGCTCTCTATCCTTGGTTCATATGGAGGCTACCTGCCAGTGGTTATGGAGGGTCATGTGACACTGAAACCTGAGCAGAAGCATGCCTCTTACCTCCAGACTAAGGTATTTGAAAACTAGCGTGCCACttctatgctttttatttcattgagcaGTAAACACACAAAGCCTGTGTTGAGATGTGGAGGCTTATGATGGCAGCACCCTGGATCCCAGGAGACACTCTGCCAATATCCATCAGCTTTtaggaacataaaaaataaaattttgttatgttAAGCCATTATCAATCAGATTTCTTCCCATTACATCTCATATAGtttatctgaaaaatacaaagatacTACTTCTATTCTCTTATTTAAATATGTCAATTACAAAGGAAATAGGGCATATATGCTTGTTACCAAAAATTCTAACAATAGGGATAAATTACAACTCTTTTTCCTTATTatgtttcttcaaattttatcCCACCCTAGAGGTAACTACATTAAACAGTCTTGTGTGTATTATTTTAAGACTTATTCCAGGCCTATTGTTACATACATGTGTTAGAAAAatacactgttttaaaaatacatgtgtaaGAGTGTACATATCATTTTGCCTCTTGCCCTAGTCCctgaataaaagaaatgcagGATTTTTTTCGAGAGAGCACAAATAGATCCACCTCACTCTGTTAATTGTAGAATTCTAAAGTATGTATGTGTCataattaatttgaaaacttTTCTTGATAGACACACAAGTTGTTTCTCGCGTGTTGCTATGATTGAGACAACTGATATCAACATCATTGAACATTATTTCTTAGGCAAATGTGGATGTTTTATTATGGAGAGATGTAGAAAAGTGCAATTAAGGTGGAAAGAGTCTGATGACAATACGTTTTTATGAATATTGCAGATATTCTGTTCCAATAATGTACcaaattatcttttcatatatttatagatGTGAATAAATTAAGACCtcaatggcattttattttatcaatctTTCAAATTTTGGTCAAACTTTTTATTGTAACTATATTATATCTCTGCtagtttgtatttctctattttctaaaCAGATTAAgtagaaaattaatttaatcaTTCACCTACATAAAGCAAAATTTCTGCAGCAATATCTTAAGTACTAGAATTCCTTTGGGTGAATAGTTTAAAATTCTATGTCCATAAGACTTTCCCCTTTACTTTAAGACATTAGAATTCATCAGAATGACCAGGTGCCAGGAAATGGACCTGGATAGGAAAACATCAATAAGTGAGGAACATCGGGAGGACCAGAGGTGGAGGAAGTAGAGCAATTTCCAGAATCATGAGAGCAATCACATACTAACACAAGTCCAGAGAGCCCAGGGCAGCTGGCAGTCAGGGACCTGAATGCAGGCTTCAGCAAAACACAGAACAAGTGCCAGAAGGAGAGAACTTAGAGAATCTGGTGCAAGGTACCAGACAGCTTACATGGATAGGCTAGGGAATCTCTGAATCATCACTGCCAGCCTGAAGTTGTAGAGTGATATGAGTGGGTAGATCTGCTGGATGAAAGGACCAGAGGCATGCCTGATACCTGACCCCCACCCAAGAATACCCCCTGACCACTGTCAGAGTATAGATAGCTGTTCCCCGCTGTGGCACCCACCAAGTAATGTTACTGATGGAATCTAGGAGAGCTACATCTCTTCATGCCATGCATCCTTGCCAGTGACCAGAACTATGAGTAGTCTTAATGCCTGATGGAGAAGGCTTTTTCTTCCCCTATTATGTGGCCCTCCTGCCACTGAGATTGAGGCTCTGCAAGCAGGTGGGCTTGATTGATGATTCAGAATGTTTAAAATAGGGCAAGGGTTACCAATGAGGGCTGGAAGGGGGTGTGGAGCTGCAAGGAGGGGGAAACTGGAGGGGGAATTTGTTGAGGCTAATACCCCAGTGACTCTGGGAATAAAGGGTAGACATGTCTTGAAAACAATCAGGTGTTATCCCCAGCTCTGATTACCTCCCATGGTTCCTGACTTCTTTGCACACCAGAGGGCAGATGTACTCTGACTGCATTTGGTGGTCTATGTTGCTACCAGATACTGACTGGAGTAGGTGGTGGGTCTATGATACAAACATTTACAGGGTGGATGGAAAACAACTGTAGTTGGTGTAGTTGCTTATTAAACTGACAGAGTGGCAGATATATGTGGAGTCCAAAGCTATATTTTTTGTTGTAAGGACTCCAATtggattaaagtaaaaaaatagagTCTGTGCTAGCCACTCTAAAAAGCATCACATGATCTGTAGTAAATAtagtaaaatctaaaattttgaaGTGAGGACAGTGGATCAGCCTGTCAAACTGAATTCAGCAGATAGAGGAATCCCAGACCCTAATAGAAGTAAAGGTGGGACTCCAGGAAagtgtatggaggttcctcaaaaagttgaaaatagaactattctatgatccagcaagtatactactaggtatttacccaaaggagccaaaaatacagattcaaaggggtacatgtaccctgatgtttattgcagcattatcaacaatagccaaattatgaagaGAGTCCAAATAACCAtcaattggtgaatggataaggaagatgtgggggatatatatattttttatgtgggggatatatatattatatatataatatatgtgtatatatgtatatataaataaatgtgtgtatatatgtatatatctatgtatatataaaatggaatattattcagccattaaaaatatgaaatcttgccatttgcagcaatgtggatggaGGTAGAGTGCATTATGCTATGTTATCTTTTTGtctcagtcaaagacaaataccatatgatttcacttatatatgcaattttaagaaacaaaacagatgaacctaagggaagggaaggaaaagtaaaataagataaaaacagagagggaggccaaccataagagactcttaatgatagagaactgagggttgatggaaagaggtgggtggggggtgggctaaATGGataatgggtattaaggagggcacttgggatgagcacggagtgttatatgtaagtgataaatcactaaattctactcctgaaaccaatattacattatatgttaactaactataatttaaattaaaaaatgaaagaagaaaaagaagaaaaattgaggaCTCTGAATGAAATCAGAGGGAACCACCCATCCTAGAATAGAAGGTGCCACCAGACAGAGCCCTATTGTTGTGAATGGCTTCCCCAGAATTCTGTCTCTAGTGTCTTAGGAAAATGAATACCTTGATCTGAGGTGGGCAGTGTCAGGTTACCAGAAGAATCCACTCTCTGCTTGGAGTTTATACAAGGTCCCTGATTAAGACAGAATCCCCACTCCAGAAGACAGAAGACCCCACAGAGGCTCACCCCTGCTTTTAATGCTAGCAAGCTCTGTGCAGGGATTGCCTAAATAGTGCCCTCTGAATTTCCCCACTGGGGTCTCAGGAAGTTGAGGGCATTTGGACCTGGATGTGCCCTCAGGGCTACAGAGAATGAAATCCCAGGCACTAACAGAAGTAAAGGTGAGGACTCCATCTGATTTCTCTGggacctccccaccccagcagaTGGGCACCACAGTGGCCTCTTTCTGTTCTCAGGTCTGGGTGGCCCTGGTATGCTTGCGATGAGGCTCTGGAACCCTTTCACTTCACCCTCTAGAAACTGGAGGTTTAGGGCTAATCTGGGGAGGATACCTAGGATCAGCcagaagtaataataattaattaaaaaaattaaaaaccctatGTCAGTTCCAAGGGAATCCCCCATGCACAGAACAATGTCAACCCCACAGAATCCCATCCCTTTGTCAGCTCTGGGAGAACCCAGGCAAAGTTGTCCAAAAGTGGTACACTGACAGCTGCTTTGGGGTCTCAGGGAAGTGAAGGCATTGCTCTGAGGGAAGTGGCATCACATAAACTGAGGGAGGAGCTCTGGGCTCTGCTTGGAGTTAAGGTAAAGATCCTGAGTTAGGTGTGATGTTACTATCCATCCCAGACTGGAGAAGTTCTGGAGAGTACCGCCCCTATTATCAGCCATGATAGAACCCAAGCAGGAATCTGATGTAGTGAACTCTGAGACTCTTCTAAATTTCCCTAGGGGACTAATGGGGGTGAGGTTGTCAGCTTCAGACCAGCAGAAGAATGGGTACCAGGTCCTAATGGGAGGAAAGGCAAGGACTTTGAGATGCGGGGCAACCACCCACTGCAGAACATAGGGGGCCTCACAGagcaccccccaccaccactgtcAGTCCTTGGAGGCCCCACTTGGTATGCACCCTGACTTCTGTTTCTGGTGTCTGAGGGAAGCAATAGCTTTGGCATTAGTGGGGCAGCATCAGGAAAGTCAAGGGAGGAGCTCCAGGCCCTGCCTGGAATTAAGGTAAAAACCCAGAGTtatggggatcccagggtggctcagttgtttggcgcctgcctttggcccggggcgtgatcctggagtcctgggatcgagtcccgcatcaggctccccacatggagtctgcttctccctctgcctgccattctctctctctctctctctctctctctctctctctctctatcatgaataaataaataaaatcttaaaaaaaatgagttaggTGTGAGAGGACCATCTAATCCAGATTAGAGGAGTTTCCAGTCAGTTCTACCCTGGCTATCATTCCAGATAGAACCTAGACAGGAAATGTCTGACATATGGAGGTCAGACTACCTTCTAAAGTTTcctgaggggaaggaggggatgaAGTCATTGGAACAGGGTGTTAACTTCAGACCAGCAGAGGGACTGGTTGTAGGCGGCAAAGGGAGTAAAGGTGAGAACTCTTGAGTGATGTCTGAGGGCACCCTACTCCAGCACATAGGGGCCCTTGCAGAGCCCCGCCCATACTTTCTGTCTCAGAGGCTGCAGGTTAAGTTGGATTAATGTAAGGCATCCTGACTTCTGTATCTGATGTCTCAGGGGCAGTGAATACTTGACAATGGGAGGAGGATGGTTGTTAGGGGGGAGGGGCTCCCAGGCCTTGCCATATAGTGAGGACACTGAATGAGGTCTCAGGGAAACATTCACTCCCAACAAAGGGTGCCTCACAAAGGCCCCCCACTGTTGTCAGCCCTGGGAGGCGTTGGGTAAGGATGTGTGGCTGAGGCAGTCCCTCACATTATCTTCAGGGAAGTCACAGGAAGATGAAGTCTCGTCTGAGACAGCAGCCTCATTGTCATTAAAAGGATGGAACCCAGGGTTTTCCAGTAGTCGATGTAAGGATCCTGAGTGGGGACTGAGGAGATCACCCACTTCATAACAGTGAAGGTTCCAGAGAATCCTATCCATGCCTCGAGGGTACCTGGAGCAGATATGTTAGACTGAGGCCTCAGGACTTTCATGGATTTTGGGGCTTTGTTCTGAGGATCTTAGGTCAGCAGAGGGAGGAGTCCCCAGCCCAATCAAAACTGAAAGTGAGAGCACTGAGGGAGGACTAAGACCTCTAATTACCCTAGAATGGAAAGGGTCACACAGAGCTCTGCCTATACTTTCTTCCCTGTGCGTTCCTGGACAGGTCTGGTAAGATGAAGTTCCCCTCAGTTCCTCCTCTGAGGTTTCAGAGTGATGAGGGCTTTGAAATGAGGGGTCAGCATCAGAAAAGTAGAGAATAGGGACTTTGGGTCCTGCCAAAAGGGACGATCCTTAATGTGAACTAAAATGCTCCCCTGACTCCGAGCAACTGCTCTAAGCGCAGTGAGCCCCAGGTGGATCTGTAGGCAGGAGCTAAGGCACACCCTAGTTTCTTCCACAGGATCCTTAGGGCAGAGGCAATCAGAGAATAGGAGCCTTGTGGGTTCCTAGAGCAGTGTCCTCAAGGAAATCTGGAGAGTTGGCCTTCAGTAAAGCCAAAGTTGTATTTCTCTGCTAAAGTGGCCAAATggtcttctcctctctctttcaagtTACTGAGTCATCTGTCTGCCCATCTGCCTGCTGCCCTTGTCAAAAGTCACCATGCCGCGGGGTCAGAAGAGTAAGCTCCGTGCCTGTGAGAAGCGCCGCCAGGCTAGAGAAGAGCTGCAGGATCTGGTGGGTGCTCAGGCCACTGCAGCAGTGGGAGAAGTTTTCCACTCCCCTTCCTCTCTTTGTTTCAAGAGCTCACCTGCTGCTGGGTCATATAGCGTTTCCCAGGGTCCTCAGGGAGCCATACCCACCAGCCCTACTCCTGCATCTGTTTCACACACAAGATCAAATGAAAGTGCTGACAACCAAGTGGAGGAAAGACCAAGATCCTCCCAGGCTCAGCCCACCGCTGAGCCGTTCCCCAGAGGCCCGCTAGATGAGAAGGTAGTTAAATTGGTGCATTACCTGCTGTACAAGTATCAAATGAAAGAGCTCATTAGTAAGGCAGGAATGCTGAGAAATGTAATTCAAATGTATAGGAATCACTTTCATGAGATCCTCAGGAGAGCCTCTGAGCACTTGGAGCTGGTTTTTGGCCTTGACTTGAAGGAAGTGGATCCCAACCGGCACATCTATGTCCTTGTGAACAAATTGGAACTAAGTTATGATGCAATGCTGAGTGATGATGAAGGGGTTCCCAAGACTGGCCTGTTGATGACTATTCTGGGTGTGATCTTCACAAAGGGCAACTGTGCCACTGAGGAGCAAGTCTGGGAAGTATTGAATGTGATTGGGTTATATGAGGGGATGGAGCACTTCATTTTTGGGGAGCCCAGGAAGCTCATCACCGAGGATTTGGTGAAAGAAGAGTACCTGGAGTACAGGCAGGTGGCCAACAGTGATCCTCCACGCTATGAGTTCCTGTGGGGCCCCAGAGCCTATGCCGAAACCAGCAAGATGAAAGTCCTAGAGTTTTTAGCCAAGGTTCATTATACCGTCCCTAGTGCCTTCCCAGCCTGGTATGAAGAAGCTTTGcaagatgaggaagaaagagcacaagctAGAGCTGCAGCCAGGGCTCACACTGCAGCCATGGCCAGTGCACGTGCCAGGGCCATGACCAGTGCACATTCTAAGGGCATAACCAATGAGCACTCCAGGGCCATGACCAATGTGCATTCCAGGCCATAGCCAGTGTGCACTCCAAGGCCACGCAGACAATTCCTCCCACCCCTAATAAAGTCTGAGCCCGACTTTTTACTTTGTTGTTAAAAAGAGAAGTCTATATTTTAAGGAGTCGAAGACCAGGGTGGGGCTAGAGAAAACACACTATATAATGATATTTGTGTTTCCGTTCTATGTGGTAacctggataatttttttaaatattgttactCTTAATAGAAGATTTAGGTAGCTTCATAACCCAAATTTATGAATGATAttgctcatttatttctgtgaatGAAACTTAAAAgtaagagttttattgttttgtaaaatTGGAAAACATTATTAAGTATTACTAAGTAATTTGGAACAAGATAACATGGCAGTAGATGAGGCACTTCCTTGGAAGTATGAAAAAACTCAGTAGTGTAAGAATTGGGatcaagaaatggagaaatagataaaagatgataaactcttggtttcattgatcacTTTTAGTGTGTTTtgacacatatatatgatatatatatcataatacaCACACCTGGATATACTTACTTTATTCAAGAATGTAGgggaaataattatattataataaattctaCCTGTTTCTCAGTGGCTCATTTTTTCTCCAACAATTGAGCATCGACTCTTTGTAAAGCTCTATGCTAGTACTGGGAAGGCTAAGATGAACAAGAACTACCCCTGCTCATAGAATTTTAAAGTCTTAGAGAGAAGCTACAATGTAAGGAATATTGTGAGATACACTCTATGACAAGGACAAATCAAAAGGTGGCATGAGCACATAGAGAGGTTTTAGGTGTGAGCTGTCAGGTGTAAAGGTCCTGTGGCAAGGGGGTTTGAGACCTTGGGAAACTGCAAGTCCTTCAGGGTGAGGTAATTTTAATTAAGCTGCATGGTGGGTCAGATGAGTTTGTTTGAGTGGTGAGTAGGGGCCAAAACCTCAGATGATGTGTCTCAGATGGAGAAGCCTGAAATAGAAAAGTGCTTTTAGTACTTAAAGATCATAGATAAACCAAAGAGAAATCATCACCTGGGGCAGGAAATAGAAGAGGTCCTGTGCTTTTGTCCTAGCACAGAAAAATACTATA
The Vulpes vulpes isolate BD-2025 chromosome X, VulVul3, whole genome shotgun sequence genome window above contains:
- the LOC112919063 gene encoding melanoma-associated antigen B10, with protein sequence MPRGQKSKLRACEKRRQAREELQDLVGAQATAAVGEVFHSPSSLCFKSSPAAGSYSVSQGPQGAIPTSPTPASVSHTRSNESADNQVEERPRSSQAQPTAEPFPRGPLDEKVVKLVHYLLYKYQMKELISKAGMLRNVIQMYRNHFHEILRRASEHLELVFGLDLKEVDPNRHIYVLVNKLELSYDAMLSDDEGVPKTGLLMTILGVIFTKGNCATEEQVWEVLNVIGLYEGMEHFIFGEPRKLITEDLVKEEYLEYRQVANSDPPRYEFLWGPRAYAETSKMKVLEFLAKVHYTVPSAFPAWYEEALQDEEERAQARAAARAHTAAMASARARAMTSAHSKGITNEHSRAMTNVHSRP